The sequence below is a genomic window from Dehalococcoidia bacterium.
GAAAGCGTGGGGAGCAAACCGGATTAGATACCCGGGTAGTCCACGCCCTAAACGGTGGGTGCTAGGTGTGGGGAGTGTCGACCCTCCCCGTGCCGAAGCTAACGCGTTAAGCACCCCGCCTGGGGACTACGGCCGCAAGGCTAAAACTCAAAGGAATTGACGGGGGCCCGCACAAGCGGTGGAGCGTGTGGTTTAATTCGATGCAAAGCGAAGAACCTTACCAGGGCTTGACATGCCGGCAGTAGGGGCCCGAAAGGGTTTCCGACCCGTAAAGGCGGGAACCGGCACAGGTGCTGCATGGCTGTCGTCAGCTCGTGCCGTGAGGTGTTGGGTTAAGTCCCGCAACGAGCGCAACCCCCGCCCTGTGTTACACGTGTCACAGGGGACTGCCCCGCAAAACGGGGAGGAAGGTGGGGATGACGTCAAGTCATCATGGCCCTGATGCCCTGGGCTACACACACGCTACAATGGGCGGTACAAAGGGATGCCAAGGCGCGAGCCGGAGCAAATCCCAAAAAGCCGCCCCCAGTTCGGATCGCAGGCTGCAACTCGCCTGCGTGAAGCCGGAATCGCTAGTAACCGCCGATCAGCACGCGGCGGTGAATACGTTCCCGGGCCTTGTACACACCGCCCGTCACGTCATGGGAGCTGGCTTCACCCGAAGTCACTCGCCCAACGGGCTTCGGCCCGAGGGAGGTGCCCAGGGTGAGGCTGGTGACTGGGACGAAGTCGTAACAAGGTAGCCGTACGGGAACGTGCGGCTGGATCACCTCCTTTCTAGGGAGCGGACAGCTCCTAGGTCGACTGGGCAGGTGGGGAGCCTTCCTCCCGCCATTCAGCTGCTAAAGGGTGGGCGATTAGCTCAGGTGGCTAGAGCGCGGTCCTGATAAGACCGAGGTCGGAGGTTCGAGTCCTCCATCGCCCACCATCTTTTTTACCTCCGGGGCCGTGGCGCAGCGGGAAGCGCACCTCCTTTGCAAGGAGGGGGGCGGGGGTTCGAATCCCCCCGGCTCCACCAGGCGGGAGGCCCCCAGGACCCACTTGGACACCAGGAGATCCCACCCTTGACACGGCGTAGGGTAAGCCAGTAGCATCTGGCCGCTGGGACAAGTGGACGGAGGTCTTAGCTATGCGCTTCCTGGTAGGCCTGGTGTTGGGCATAGCCTTGGGAGTAGCCCTGGCCGCCCTCCTCTCCCCTAGGCCTCAGGAGCTGCCGCCGGAGCGTCAGCGGCCCCAGGGCGGGGAGGAGTGATGGCCAGCTTTAAGCTGGTCATCATCATCGCCTCCGAGCCCGATGTGGAGCGGCTCATGTCCCTGTTGGTGGAAAGAGGCCTGCCGGCCACCAAGGTCAGCTCCAGCGGTGGCTTCCTCAGGCGGGGCAATGCCACCATCTTCTCAGGAGTGGAGCAGGAGCGAGTGGGGGAGATCCTCGAGCTGGTGCGCCGAGAGTGCCAGGCGCGGACGGAGATGATCCCCGCCCAGGCCCTCCCCTTCCCCGAGGTGTCCCTGCCCAGCGCCCCCATGGAGGTGAGGGTGGGCGGGGCCATCGTCTTCGTCCTGCCCGTGGAACACTTCGAGAGGACCTAGGAGATGAACAGGGGCGCCAGCACTAGGGTGACGGTGGAGAGGAGCTTGACCAGCACATGCAGGGAGGGCCCCACCGTGTCCTTAAAGGGGTCGCCCACCGTGTCGCCCACCACCGCCGCCTTGTGGGCCTCGGACCCCTTGCCAATGACCACCACGTGACCAGGGTTGGAGGGGTTGGCCACTACCCCCATGGCGCGGGCCTCCTCCGGCGACAGCCGCAGGTACCCCGCCTCAATGTACTTCTTGGCATTGTCCCAGGCCCCACCCACGTTATTGAGGAAGGTGGCTAGGATGATGCCGCCGATGGTCCCCACCATCAGCAGGCCAGCCACCGTCTGGGGCCCCGTCTCCGCCAGCCACCCTGCCTGGTGGATGCCGCGGAACACCACGCCCACCACCACCGGCATGCCCACCGCCAGCAGCCCTGGAGCCACCATGCCCCGCAGGGCAGCGCGCGTGGTGATGTCCACGGCCCGCCCGTAATCGGGGCGCTCCGTCCCGGCCATGATGCCTGGCCGCTCCCGGAACTGACGCCGCACCTCCTCGATGATGGCCCCCGCTGCCACACCCACCGCCCGCAGGCCCAGGCTGCTGAAAAGGAAGACCAGCATCACCCCCAGCAGGGAGGCCACGAACACCCCTACCCCCGAAAGGTCCACCGGCAGGGGTATCTCATAGAGAGGCCTGCCGAAGAAGGGGGAGGTGGGGTCTTCAGCGAAGTGCTCCTTCACCTTGTCCAGAAAGGCGCTGAACAACAGGAATGCCGCCAACCCCGCCGAACCCATGGCATACCCCTTAGTCAGGGCCTTGGTGGTGTTGCCCACCGCGTCCAGGGCATCGGTGATCTGGCGGGACTGGGGTGGCGCCCCCGCCATCTCCACGATGCCATTGGCGTTGTCGGTGATGGGGCCGAAGGTGTCCATGGAGAGGACGTAGGCGCAGGACATGAGCATGCCCATGGTGGCCACCGCCGTACCGTAGATGCCCCCACCGGGCAGCCCCGTCTGCTCCCCCAGCACGTAGGAAGTCACCAGGGCCGCCCCAATGGTGATGGCCGTGGCCGCTGTGGTCTCAAACCCCACCGCCGTCCCCACCACGATGTTGGTAGCGGTGCCCGTCAGGCATGCCCGCACTATCTCCCGCACCGGCCGCCAGCTGCCAGAGGTGTAGTACTGGGTGATGTATACGAAAACGATGCTGGTGATGATACCCACCACCCCGGCGGCGAAGAACCATGCCCAGTGCTCCCCCATGGTCAGGTTAGTGGCCAGGGCCATGAACCCTACACACAGCGCCACGATGAGCCAATACCCATAGTTGAGGGGGGTCATGGGGTCCTGACCCTCCCGGGCAAAGAAGGGGACGGATATGACCCCCACCATGGTGGCCAGCAGACCAAACGCCCGCACGATGAGGGGGAAGAGGATCCACTCCTCCTGGCCGGTGAGGGCAAAGATGGCCACCCCCAAGATCATGGCACCGATGTTCTCCGCCGCCGTGGACTCGAACAGGTCGGCGCCACGACCGGCGCAGTCGCCCACGTTGTCACCTACCAGGTCAGCCACCACCGCAGCATTGCGCGGATCGTCCTCGGGGATGCCCGCCTCTATCTTCCCTACCAGGTCGGCGCCCATGTCGGCCGCCTTGGTGTAGATACCACCGCCCAGCTGGGCGAAGAGGGCCACAAAGCTGGCCCCAAACCCGAAGCCTACGATGAGGAAGGGTGCCTTATCTATGGGATGGCCCAGAACGCGGGAATACAGCCCAAAGATGCCCGCCACCCCCAGCAGGCTCAGGGCCACGATGAGGAACCCCGATACAGCACCCCCGCGCAGGGCCACAGCGATGGCCTCCCGCAGGCTGCGGGTGGCCGCCGAGGCGCACCGCACGTTGGCCCGCACCGCCACATACATGCCCGTAAACCCCGAGAGGGCGGAACAAAAAGCGCCGATGAGGAAGGCCACGGCCGTGAGGATGCCCAGCTCCACATCCTCATCGAAGTAGCCCACCAAGAAGCCCACCACCGCTGCCACCACGAAGGCCAGCATGGCGATGGTGGTATATTGGCGACGCATGAAGGCGTTGGCCCCTTCCAAGATCATGCCCGCCACTTCCCGCATGACCGGTGTGCCCTGGTCCCGTCGTAGCACATCCCAAGCCAGCCAGAGAGCAAACAGCACCCCAAGGATGCCCGCCGCAGGCACTACCCAGACAAGACCCATCTGTGATTACCTCCCTCCGAGCATGGGGACAGGAGATCTACTAGCGCTGCGTCGCAGCCGATAGACGCTCCTGTCGCCTCTTTAGCTTGGCCTTCTTCATCTTCTTGTGATGCTTCTTCCGAACCACCTTCTTGGGCTTGTTCATGGCCCCCTGTTTCGCCCAACGTCGATGGAACCGGCTGATATTATAGGATTAAGATAGCGCCTCAGCCAAGGGTGGTGCCCCCGGCGGGATTCGAACCCGCGATTTCCACCTTGAAAGGGTGGCGTCCTGGGCCTCTAGACGACGGGGGCCCCGATGCACCATTCTAGGCCATGCAGTTCCCTCCGCCAAGGCTATGGACGATGTCGTGGTAGGGTGCTGCGGCTGGCCAGAGGCCCGCCAACGCTACTTCTCCCACCTGGGAGCGGTGGAGCTCCAGGACACCTTTTACGACCCCCCTTCTCCCCAGCGGGCCAGCCGACTGCGCCAGGAGGCGCCTCCTGGCTTCGTGGTGACTATGAAGGCCTGGCAGCTCATCACCCACCCGCCCACCAGCCCCACCTACCGCCGCCTGCGCCGTGGCCTGCCCGCCGAGGCGAGGGAGGAGGCAGGGCTTTTCCGCCCTACGGCCACGGTGAGGTGGGCCTGGCAAGAGACGTTGGCCGTGGCCCGGGCGGTGGGGGCCATGGCCATCGTCTTCCAGTGCCCGCCCAGCTTCCGTCCTACCCCAGAGAACAAGGGTCACCTCCAGGACTTCTTCCAGCAGGTGGAGAGGGAAGGGCGCATCTTGGCCTGGGAGCCACGGGGCCCCTGGCCCCCTGAGGAGGTGATGGCTCTATGTCGGGAGCTGGGGCTGGTGCATTGCGTGGACCCTCTGGCTCAGGGGCTGCCCCTATGGGGAGAGGCAGCCTATCTCCGTCTCCACGGGCGCGGCGGATATCGCTATCGGTACTCCGACCGGGAGTTGGCGGAGCTGGCGCAGATCTGCGAGCGTCTGTTGGCGCAGGGCCGGCGCCCGGTATTGGTCATGTTCAACAACACCAATATGCTGGAAGACGCCCTGCGCTTCCAGGCAATGTTGGGCTAGCGGGTGGGCGTAGCCCCGGCAGGGACTGGGCTGGCCTCCCTGCCCGATGAGGAGGTGGGGGTCGAGGAAGGCGTGGGCTGGGGTGTCGCCTCGGGCGTTGACGTGGGGGTGGGCGTCGCCTGGGGTGTCGCCTCGGGGGTTGGCGTGGGGGACGGCCCCGGCTCACCACCCAGCACTTCGACGAAGGTGGCCTTTACACTACCATTGGCCTGGAGCTCCCCCCATACCTCCACCAAGGAGCCAGGAGCCGGCTTGCCGCTTACCTTGGTCTCCTTCGTCACCAGGATGACGGTGCCGTCCACCGTCCACCGCCCCTCCTCGATGCGGGAGACGACGCCCCGCACGTGGGCCATGCCGGTGCTCTCGGGCCCGGCGATGACTACTACATCGGTGGCCTTCACTGTGCCCCCCTCCTCCACCGCCTTTATACGTAGGATGGACCCGGGCTCAGGCCTGGGGGCCTGGGGTGGGGGCTGCACCTGCACGCCCCCCACGTTCCAGCTCCTTCCCTCCACCCCTTGAAGGACCCCCTGTACAGCCACCACCCGCGGCAGGGGAGCTTGAGGTTCCAGCACGAGGATGCGCTCCGCCACCAGGACTTCGCCCTGCTGGCGGGCTATCACCCGCACCCTGACCCCTTTGCGCAAGGCGCCGCCCTCGGCCATCACCATGGTGGTGGGCAGGACACGGAAGACATGCCCTCCCACCCGCCAGGTGACAGCGCCTTGGGAGGAGGAGAGGTCTTCATCAGCTGCCCCCTCAATGATGATGGTGGCCGCCATGTCCAAGGGGGTGAGAGGCCGCAGCTCGGCGGCCACCAGGCCCCCCTGGTTCATGTAGGCCCGCACCTGCACCAAGTCGCCCACTTGGATGCCCTGGGCCATGTCCGCCTGGAAGAGGCGGATGCGCTGGCCTTCCACCACCAGTTGGTCGCCCTGCACGTCTTCCACTACCCCCTGGAGCACCACCTCCACCCCTGGCAGGGCCAAGGAGGTTACGGTGAGGGCCCGCAGCCGGCCGTTGGCCCCCACGCCGGCCAAGACGCGTACCACTTTCCCCTCCGCCAGCCCTTCGCCGGCGACGATGGTGGCCTCGTCCACCCATACCTCCTGCTGCCCCACCCGCCAGAGGCGGGGGTTCTCAGTGCGCCGCCCCACCCCCTCCAGGAAGAGAACGCCCCCGGCCACCTCCTCCAGCCGCACAAACACCCCCTGCCCCATGAGGCGCAAGCGGGCGTTGTGGATGGTGATCAAGGTGGCCACATAATCATCATAGGCGTCCGAGCGTAGACGCGGCCCCA
It includes:
- a CDS encoding DUF72 domain-containing protein: MDDVVVGCCGWPEARQRYFSHLGAVELQDTFYDPPSPQRASRLRQEAPPGFVVTMKAWQLITHPPTSPTYRRLRRGLPAEAREEAGLFRPTATVRWAWQETLAVARAVGAMAIVFQCPPSFRPTPENKGHLQDFFQQVEREGRILAWEPRGPWPPEEVMALCRELGLVHCVDPLAQGLPLWGEAAYLRLHGRGGYRYRYSDRELAELAQICERLLAQGRRPVLVMFNNTNMLEDALRFQAMLG
- a CDS encoding sodium-translocating pyrophosphatase, coding for MGLVWVVPAAGILGVLFALWLAWDVLRRDQGTPVMREVAGMILEGANAFMRRQYTTIAMLAFVVAAVVGFLVGYFDEDVELGILTAVAFLIGAFCSALSGFTGMYVAVRANVRCASAATRSLREAIAVALRGGAVSGFLIVALSLLGVAGIFGLYSRVLGHPIDKAPFLIVGFGFGASFVALFAQLGGGIYTKAADMGADLVGKIEAGIPEDDPRNAAVVADLVGDNVGDCAGRGADLFESTAAENIGAMILGVAIFALTGQEEWILFPLIVRAFGLLATMVGVISVPFFAREGQDPMTPLNYGYWLIVALCVGFMALATNLTMGEHWAWFFAAGVVGIITSIVFVYITQYYTSGSWRPVREIVRACLTGTATNIVVGTAVGFETTAATAITIGAALVTSYVLGEQTGLPGGGIYGTAVATMGMLMSCAYVLSMDTFGPITDNANGIVEMAGAPPQSRQITDALDAVGNTTKALTKGYAMGSAGLAAFLLFSAFLDKVKEHFAEDPTSPFFGRPLYEIPLPVDLSGVGVFVASLLGVMLVFLFSSLGLRAVGVAAGAIIEEVRRQFRERPGIMAGTERPDYGRAVDITTRAALRGMVAPGLLAVGMPVVVGVVFRGIHQAGWLAETGPQTVAGLLMVGTIGGIILATFLNNVGGAWDNAKKYIEAGYLRLSPEEARAMGVVANPSNPGHVVVIGKGSEAHKAAVVGDTVGDPFKDTVGPSLHVLVKLLSTVTLVLAPLFIS
- a CDS encoding DUF5666 domain-containing protein, translated to MRDELWQALEDCQRALRRGEDLEGCLQRYPHLAKELRPLLETLLQLRALGGHLPPPEARARAWRRFSQQVARLQSGRRRQPWRWLSPLAMAASLAVVIVSGLALTALAASRSLPDSPLYRAKLAMAEAQVFITWDDDAKAALLLDQAEARQREVQKLLDQGKEVPGIALSAIRSSLSRASSILAKTGGEEAQRALEVSQRLGDLILRVGPRLRSDAYDDYVATLITIHNARLRLMGQGVFVRLEEVAGGVLFLEGVGRRTENPRLWRVGQQEVWVDEATIVAGEGLAEGKVVRVLAGVGANGRLRALTVTSLALPGVEVVLQGVVEDVQGDQLVVEGQRIRLFQADMAQGIQVGDLVQVRAYMNQGGLVAAELRPLTPLDMAATIIIEGAADEDLSSSQGAVTWRVGGHVFRVLPTTMVMAEGGALRKGVRVRVIARQQGEVLVAERILVLEPQAPLPRVVAVQGVLQGVEGRSWNVGGVQVQPPPQAPRPEPGSILRIKAVEEGGTVKATDVVVIAGPESTGMAHVRGVVSRIEEGRWTVDGTVILVTKETKVSGKPAPGSLVEVWGELQANGSVKATFVEVLGGEPGPSPTPTPEATPQATPTPTSTPEATPQPTPSSTPTSSSGREASPVPAGATPTR
- a CDS encoding cyclic-di-AMP receptor, with the translated sequence MASFKLVIIIASEPDVERLMSLLVERGLPATKVSSSGGFLRRGNATIFSGVEQERVGEILELVRRECQARTEMIPAQALPFPEVSLPSAPMEVRVGGAIVFVLPVEHFERT